GGGTGGATCGCTTTGACCCCGCGCGCCTTGGCCCTGTTTATGATTAAATCTATATCTAGATACGCTTGGGGGTTAGACCCAAGGAGCAACAATTCTTGAGCACCGGTGGTAAAGGGAGCGGTTTTATCTTCCTCTGTTGCCGTTATGATTGGAACGGCCTGAAAAACCTCTAATATAGAACGAGCAATGCGCCTTGCAGGAATTCCACGATTTGCTACTAATATTGGCTGATCACGTAGTTCCTCCACAACGCTCTCAAAAGCTTTTTCCTGCATGCTGACCTCATATTTTTTTACATATATTGAAATTTATAAAAATATATCATACAAAGCTAATACTTACAAGATGCTTGTATATGAGCTCCGACAATCTATATTTATTGTCACTATTCTTTTTATTTAAAATATATTTTTTTATTTCAGAATGAAAATTTATTTTTGAAGCCCCAAGCTTCGCAGCAGTCTTAGGGCCATTTTCTTTTATCCTGCTAGCTCCATGAATTGCTATAGGTATTTCTATATTCTTACACATATACGATAAAACACTAACATCTTTTAAACCTGACTTTGGTATTGTCAAAGCCAAAAAATCTATATTTGTTTTAGCTATAAATTCGTTAGCTATATCTATACCATTATAACCATAATTTCCTAAAACCATCAAATTTGTTAAATCCCCAAGTTCCCCTTCTATATTTGAATTTGATGCATGGGCTAAGCAAGCAGCTTTTCTTGTATGCTTCATATTTTCATAAAATGGAAGATTTGACCCGTCATACATAACAGAACTAAATCCCATATCTAAAGCCATCAAGACAGCATCTATATCTTTAGCATGATTTAAATGCACAGCAACAGAAACAAATGATTTCTCCGCAGATTTTATGGCTTGCAGACCTAGGGCTTTAAGACTTTTTGGAGTAAAATCATTGCTATCCACAGACAACATCAAAGGAACGCCCAAAAACTCTGCTGCACTTATTACTTCACTGATCGAATCAAAATCATAAACACTAAAACACCCAACAGATGTGCTATTCGACTTTGCTTCTGTCAATATTCTTTTTGATTCTACCAAACTCATATCATTCACCATTTAAATTTAACATTATACTAAATCTTCTTATATAATTTGAGCATGGTCCGCAACTTGCGCAGATGGTCGCTTTCTTCTTCTATGCACTCCTGCACGAACCGTTTTTCACTTTCGGGCACGAGTTCACGCATTTCCATAAAAAACAAGATGGTGTCCTTCTCAAAACCCATGGCGAAGCGCAAGGCCTCGGCCTCGCTTTGCATATGGGTCAAAATGGTGTCCCCAAGCCCGTCGCCGAACAGGATGTGTGATTCGACGAGGGATTCGAGATATTCCTGATATTCCTGGTCTGTGGACCAGGCTGGGAGTTCAAACTGACCAACCCGCTGCAGCAGGCCCTGGAAGGTCTCCCGGTGTTTGATCTCCTCTCCGCCGAGATAGAGAAACAGATCACGGACCTGCTCATTGGCCGCCTTGCCGGCTACCCGCTTGTAAAAGCTCTCGCCTTTGGTCTCGACCTGAATCGCGGCCTCAACGATATCGCCGGCTGTAAAAATTCCCGCCATGACAACCTCCGCAGACTAGAGCTCCGAAGGGAGCTGTTTGAGTTGGGCGTAGGAGAACACCGGCCCATCGACACAGACATAGTGGGTGCCGATGTTGCAACGGCCACATAGGCCGATGCCGCACTTCATCCGTTTTTCCAACGTGGTGATGATCTGCTCGTCCTCGAAGCCGAGTTTCTTCAAGGCTTCGATGGTAAACTTGATCATGATCGGCGGGCCGCAGGTCACGGCCACCGTATTTTCCGGAGAAGGTTCCTCCTCAAGAAGAACGTGGGGGATGAGCCCGACGCGTTTGTCCCAGTCCGGGTGTTCGCGGTCTACGGTCAAAACGAGGTCCAGATCGTCGCGGGCCTCCCATTCAGGGATCTCCCCGCGGTAGGTCAGGTCATACGGTCCGCGTGCGCCGTAGATGAGCTTGATCTGGCCGTAGTCGTCGCGGTTGTCGAGCATGTACAAAAGCAGGGTCCGCAAAGGGGCCATGCCAATGCCGCCGCCGATAAAAAGGATATTTTTGCCCTGCATCTGCTGGTAGGGAAACCAATTGCCCAGCGGCGCCCGGACACCCACCTTGTCCCCGGCTCTGAGGTCGTGGAGCTTGGTGGTCACTTCTCCGGCTCGCATGACGCTGAACTGGAGATATTCCATGCGGCTTGGCGGAGAATTGATGACAAAGGTCGACTCGCCAGTACCGAAGACGGAAAGTTGGCCGACCTGGCCCGGCTCAAAGGAAAAGGAACGCATCTTTTCCTCGTCGTCCAGGGTGACCCGGAAGGTTTTGATATTCTGGGTTTCCTCTATGACCTCCTGGATAGTCGCCAGTTCCGGGAGGTAGGGGTTGTCGTTGGTACAATAGTTAACCATTGGCCTCCTCCTTGGCGCGCAGGACTATTTCCCGGATATCGACCGCGACCGGGCAGTGTTTGATGCAGCGCCCACATCCACAGCAGGCGATCGCCCCCTCATGCAGATCCGGGTAATAGCAGAATTTGTGCCCCACCCGGTTGCGCAAGCGGTGGGCCTTGGTCGGTCGGGGGTTGTGCATGCTGGCTTCCAGGGTGAACAAAAAGGACATGCAGGTATCCCAGGTCCGCACTCGGCGCCCTTCATACCCGCTGCCTTCATCGGTGATATTGAAGCAGTAGCAGGTCGGGCACAGATAGGTACACGCCCCGCAGGCGATACATTTCGCGGACATAGCTTCCCAGAAGTCCATGTCTTCAAAGAGCTTGAGGAGCTTGGCCGGGACGTCGGAAAGATCGGGGGCAGTGCCCATGGCCGCAAGGGCTTCTTCGTGTTGGGTCTTTGCCGCCGCTTCTTTGCCTCCGGCCTCGCCAAAGAGGGTGGAGGAGAGCAGGGCCTCTCCGGTGTCGGTGCACGCTTCGGCGACGTAGCCGCCCTCAACTTCCGTGAGCAGGACGTCTGAACCAGTGGTGTCTGCAGGGCCGCCTCCCGTCCAATGACAAAAGCAGGAGTTCTCAGGACGTTTGCAGGCAATACTGACAAACGCGGTCTGCTCCCGACGAGACTTGTAAAACGGGTCACACACGGCGTCCGAGGTGTAGACCCGGTCGTACGTGGCAAAGCCGCGGGCACCGCAAGGCCGGCAGCCGACTACCACTGCGGCCGGAGCCTCGGGGCGGGATTCGATCTCGATGTCGTTGCGGCCCGGATCGTCCTCGCGTTTGGTGTATTTGTAATGCACCAGCTCCTCGGTCTGCGGGAAAACGACCTCTTTAGGAGGGGTTGTCGGCTGGCGGTCCAGCACGAGCTCGGCCTGCTCCGAAAAGGGGGCGAAGACCACGCTCTGTTTGTCCTGAACCGGTACATAGACCTGTCGCGTCTGTTGCAATTCGGTCAGCCAACGCGGGAGATCCTGAGCGGCTATGAATTTGGTCGCACCCATTACCATCCTCTCTCGTTGATCTTCGCCTCTTCCACTTGGAACGTGAACAGCGGCGGTGTGGCTTCGGGGTCTGTGCCTGCCTCGAAATCGAACATCTCTTTGATCTCCCTGTTCATTTTGCGCTTGAGCGTCAAAATGGGGATATCCATGGGGCATGCCCGCTCACATTCCCCGCACTCGGTGCACCGGCCGGCCAAGTGCTGGGCGTGGATGATCTGGAAAAGCCATTTTTCAGCTACTCCGGTCTCCTGACTGATCCATTGCGGGTCCCGGGTCTGGGCGATGCAATGGTCACGGCAGACGCACATGGGGCAGGCGTTGCGGCAGGCGTAACAGCGGATGCAGCGATCGAGCTGGGCTGTCCAGTACTGCATGCGTTCGTCGTAGCTCATGGCCTCGAGGGCTTCGAGATCCGGGTCCGTCGGATCCTTTACCGGCTCCCGCGGCTCGCCAAGGACCTGGTCGGCAATGATCGGGTTGGGGTAGCGGCAGGAGAGGCATTTTTGGGGCCGCAGCTCCGCAATAGAGAGCCGGTGGTCCCCGGAGTCGGTCTGCACCACCAGAGCGTCACCTTCCTCGCGGACCTCGCGAACAAAGCCAGCCTCTGGCCCGAGGGCTTCTTCGACCTTGGCCAGATCGACGATGCCCTCGCAGGGCAGTCCGAAAACAGTCAGGTTCTCCCGCTCGATCAAGGATTCCTCGAGCAATTGGACAATGGAGCGGCTGTCGCAGCCCTTGACCACGACCCCGACCTTTTTGCCCTTGAGTCCCGGCAGATAGGTGGCCAGATTGTGCACGCACAGCGGCCCCCAGGTCATCTTGTCCAGATCGCCCTGTTCACGAATGAAAAGCGGGGTGGCATGCAAGGGATCGAACCCCGTGCCCCAGGCGATCACCATGTCTAACTCCGGCAGTTTGTGCCGGATTGCGTCTTGTAATTGTTCCAGTTGCGACACCCTGTCCTCCTCTGGGTTCGATGGATGCTAGGCTTGAAGGGCCGGAGCGCATTGCTTTTCAATGGCCGGGGCCGGTCCCAGGGTGTGGATGCGCTCGGTAAAGCGGGTAACGACGGTCTGCCACCGTTTGCCCTCAGAGGCGGAGACCCAGGTGTACTCAAATCGTTCCGGATCGATGCCCAGCACCGGCAAGGTCCGTTTGAGCAGCTCCAGCCTCCGGCGGGCGTAGTAATTGCCCTCAGAATAGTGGCAGTCCCGAGGGTGGCAGCCTGAAACGAGCACACCGTCCGCCCCGCCAAAAAAGGCCTTCATGATAAAAAGCGGGTTGGCGCGCCCGGTGCAGGGCAGCCGCACAATGCGCAAATCCATCGGCTGTTCGAAGCGCGAGACACCGGCGGTGTCCGCCCCGCCGTACGAACACCAATTACACAGAAAGCCCACTATGCGGAGCTTGTTTCCATCTTGGGCTGACATAAGGCACTGACCTCCGCGAGGATTTGATTGTCGGTGAAGTGTTGGAGCTGGATGGCGCCCTGGGGGCAGGTCACGTTACATATGCCGCAGCCCTGGCAGACCGAGGCGATGACTTCGGCCTTGGGGTTGCCGCCGCGGTCCTGGCTTTCCTGAATGGCGCCGAAAGGACAGGTGTTCACACACTTGAAACAGCCCACACAGCGCGCCAGTTGGACCTGGGCCACTTGCGGATCGGCTTCGAGTTGATCCTTGGAAAACAGGGCCAGGACCTTGGAGGCCGCCGCGGACCCCTGTCCGACAGAGGCTGGAATGTCCTTGGCTCCCTGGCAGGCTCCGGCGAGATAGACACCGGCGGTGTTGGTCTCCACCGGGCGCAGCTTGGGGTGGCTTTCCATGTAGAAGCCATAGGTGTCGTAGGAGATGCGCAGGGTTTCGGCCAATTTTTCCGCGCCGTCAGCACATTCCGCTCCGACCGCGAGAACGACCAGGTCGGCGTCGATCTCCACCTGGGTGCCGAGCAGGGTGTCCACACCCCGCACAACATAGCGCTCGCCCTTGGGGTAGATCATCGAGACCCGGCCGCGGATATAGTTGGCTCCATATTCCTCCATGGCCCGCCGGGTGAATTCGTCGTACATTTTCCCAGGGGCCCGGATGTCCATGTAGAAGACATAGGACTGGGATTCGGGGAGGTGGTCCTTGGTCAGGATCGTTTGCTTGGCCGTGTACATGCAGCAAAAGCCGGAACAATAGGGCCGGTTTACGGACTTGTCCCGACTGCCGACGCATTGGATGAAAACGACGTTTTCCGGTTCCTTGCCGTCAGAGGGGCGTTTGATATGCCCCCCCGTGGGGCCGGAGGCGTTCAGGATTCGTTCGTACTGCATGGAGGTGATGACGTCGGCAAACCGCCCGCCGCCGTATTCACCGTATTTGGAATGGTCAAAGAGATCGTAGCCGGTGGCGGTGATGACCGCGCCGATCTTTTCGGTGACGATCTCGTCTTGCATCTCGAAGTTGATGGCCTCGGTCGGGCAGACCTTGGCGCAGACGCCGCATTTGCCTTTGGTGAAGCGACGGCAATAGTCCGCGTCAATGGTCGCTTTCTTGGGTGTGGCCTGCGGGAAGGGGATATTGATGGCCGTGGTCGTCGAGATGCCTTCGTTGAAATAGTCGTAGGCCTTTTTGCTGGGGCATTTTTCC
The sequence above is drawn from the Desulfohalobium retbaense DSM 5692 genome and encodes:
- a CDS encoding class II fructose-bisphosphate aldolase, encoding MSLVESKRILTEAKSNSTSVGCFSVYDFDSISEVISAAEFLGVPLMLSVDSNDFTPKSLKALGLQAIKSAEKSFVSVAVHLNHAKDIDAVLMALDMGFSSVMYDGSNLPFYENMKHTRKAACLAHASNSNIEGELGDLTNLMVLGNYGYNGIDIANEFIAKTNIDFLALTIPKSGLKDVSVLSYMCKNIEIPIAIHGASRIKENGPKTAAKLGASKINFHSEIKKYILNKKNSDNKYRLSELIYKHLVSISFV
- a CDS encoding ferritin-like domain-containing protein, translated to MAGIFTAGDIVEAAIQVETKGESFYKRVAGKAANEQVRDLFLYLGGEEIKHRETFQGLLQRVGQFELPAWSTDQEYQEYLESLVESHILFGDGLGDTILTHMQSEAEALRFAMGFEKDTILFFMEMRELVPESEKRFVQECIEEESDHLRKLRTMLKLYKKI
- a CDS encoding FAD/NAD(P)-binding protein, with translation MVNYCTNDNPYLPELATIQEVIEETQNIKTFRVTLDDEEKMRSFSFEPGQVGQLSVFGTGESTFVINSPPSRMEYLQFSVMRAGEVTTKLHDLRAGDKVGVRAPLGNWFPYQQMQGKNILFIGGGIGMAPLRTLLLYMLDNRDDYGQIKLIYGARGPYDLTYRGEIPEWEARDDLDLVLTVDREHPDWDKRVGLIPHVLLEEEPSPENTVAVTCGPPIMIKFTIEALKKLGFEDEQIITTLEKRMKCGIGLCGRCNIGTHYVCVDGPVFSYAQLKQLPSEL
- a CDS encoding 4Fe-4S dicluster domain-containing protein — its product is MGATKFIAAQDLPRWLTELQQTRQVYVPVQDKQSVVFAPFSEQAELVLDRQPTTPPKEVVFPQTEELVHYKYTKREDDPGRNDIEIESRPEAPAAVVVGCRPCGARGFATYDRVYTSDAVCDPFYKSRREQTAFVSIACKRPENSCFCHWTGGGPADTTGSDVLLTEVEGGYVAEACTDTGEALLSSTLFGEAGGKEAAAKTQHEEALAAMGTAPDLSDVPAKLLKLFEDMDFWEAMSAKCIACGACTYLCPTCYCFNITDEGSGYEGRRVRTWDTCMSFLFTLEASMHNPRPTKAHRLRNRVGHKFCYYPDLHEGAIACCGCGRCIKHCPVAVDIREIVLRAKEEANG
- a CDS encoding 4Fe-4S dicluster domain-containing protein, with translation MSQLEQLQDAIRHKLPELDMVIAWGTGFDPLHATPLFIREQGDLDKMTWGPLCVHNLATYLPGLKGKKVGVVVKGCDSRSIVQLLEESLIERENLTVFGLPCEGIVDLAKVEEALGPEAGFVREVREEGDALVVQTDSGDHRLSIAELRPQKCLSCRYPNPIIADQVLGEPREPVKDPTDPDLEALEAMSYDERMQYWTAQLDRCIRCYACRNACPMCVCRDHCIAQTRDPQWISQETGVAEKWLFQIIHAQHLAGRCTECGECERACPMDIPILTLKRKMNREIKEMFDFEAGTDPEATPPLFTFQVEEAKINERGW
- a CDS encoding hydrogenase iron-sulfur subunit, translated to MSAQDGNKLRIVGFLCNWCSYGGADTAGVSRFEQPMDLRIVRLPCTGRANPLFIMKAFFGGADGVLVSGCHPRDCHYSEGNYYARRRLELLKRTLPVLGIDPERFEYTWVSASEGKRWQTVVTRFTERIHTLGPAPAIEKQCAPALQA
- a CDS encoding CoB--CoM heterodisulfide reductase iron-sulfur subunit A family protein, translated to MRIGVFVCHCGSNIAGTVNVQEVAETARDFPEVAFATDTMYACSEPGQEGIVQAVQEKGLDGVVVASCTPRMHEPTFRRAVQRAGLNPYMFEMANIREHVSWVSKDVAANTDKASELIRMAVEKLRRDRPLISEKFDVTKRVMVIGGGVAGIQAALDCADGGLEVVLVEKSSTIGGKMAKLDKTFPTVDCSSCVLGPKMVDVAMHPNITLYAYSEIESLGGYVGNFEATVRRKATYVDWEKCTGCGLCMEKCPSKKAYDYFNEGISTTTAINIPFPQATPKKATIDADYCRRFTKGKCGVCAKVCPTEAINFEMQDEIVTEKIGAVITATGYDLFDHSKYGEYGGGRFADVITSMQYERILNASGPTGGHIKRPSDGKEPENVVFIQCVGSRDKSVNRPYCSGFCCMYTAKQTILTKDHLPESQSYVFYMDIRAPGKMYDEFTRRAMEEYGANYIRGRVSMIYPKGERYVVRGVDTLLGTQVEIDADLVVLAVGAECADGAEKLAETLRISYDTYGFYMESHPKLRPVETNTAGVYLAGACQGAKDIPASVGQGSAAASKVLALFSKDQLEADPQVAQVQLARCVGCFKCVNTCPFGAIQESQDRGGNPKAEVIASVCQGCGICNVTCPQGAIQLQHFTDNQILAEVSALCQPKMETSSA